From the genome of Candidatus Anaeroferrophillus wilburensis, one region includes:
- a CDS encoding cytochrome C gives MAGMPGKQWSILVLGSIALVLLLLAGCDPTTRHKVLTTIFDGVPSPLPPEQVLEDYYRQRLAAEAEQAAQTNAGVAVGGLAIGSRHRPYTEKKCTDCHDFSSAVGLVRPPRELCVMCHRDFVLQGKGLHVHGPVAIGDCSACHLPHTSVHGSLLEQDKTDICSKCHQEQRLAALMHDRVVTRGMACTDCHDPHYGAARYFLK, from the coding sequence ATGGCTGGCATGCCTGGGAAACAATGGTCGATTCTGGTGCTGGGGAGCATCGCTCTGGTGTTGCTGCTTCTTGCTGGTTGCGATCCCACAACCCGCCATAAGGTTCTGACTACCATTTTTGACGGGGTTCCCAGTCCGCTGCCGCCAGAGCAGGTGCTGGAAGACTATTACCGGCAGCGGCTGGCGGCGGAGGCGGAGCAGGCTGCCCAGACAAATGCCGGTGTGGCAGTTGGTGGCCTGGCGATCGGTTCCCGTCATCGGCCCTATACGGAAAAGAAATGTACCGACTGCCATGATTTCAGCAGTGCCGTCGGCCTGGTTCGTCCTCCTCGTGAATTGTGTGTCATGTGCCACCGTGATTTTGTGCTTCAGGGAAAAGGGCTTCATGTTCATGGGCCGGTGGCCATCGGCGACTGTTCTGCCTGCCACCTGCCCCATACCTCTGTCCATGGCTCCCTGCTGGAGCAAGATAAAACCGACATTTGCAGCAAGTGCCACCAGGAACAGCGGCTGGCGGCTCTTATGCATGATCGGGTCGTGACCCGTGGGATGGCCTGCACCGACTGCCATGATCCCCATTATGGCGCCGCCCGGTATTTCCTCAAGTAG